In a genomic window of Brassica rapa cultivar Chiifu-401-42 chromosome A10, CAAS_Brap_v3.01, whole genome shotgun sequence:
- the LOC103846164 gene encoding putative pumilio homolog 20, with translation MASDDDSFSTYVDMLRAFHTRRFAAARESIEQENRAVPPTPPLETPTASPPPRETDLADERNQSLLNSLRSAALTHEETETCLRSLTNVMTSSEEEDDALFQEVISNLDGSKLQRMASLLTSNNDHHFLEIARNKNGSIRLHKLLGQSDDADTFFVASLLRHFLHVMTDRHAAYLATQGMRVFSHEKKMAMRDQILQHAIHLARDQYGCNALNAIISGVVFDYCRNDLHDVVAFNAPLLSSDAYGNHVVRHVLKQNNLRRTYDIAVRLRGHYIELSFTRYGSRVVEKLLEREETRPLVVAELLECGRDKLGRLATSVYGNFVVETSLKVTPEDLFRALVNKLKPFLPQLRRSTYGTNIAKILESIR, from the coding sequence ATGGCAAGCGATGACGATTCCTTTTCGACGTACGTGGATATGCTACGTGCTTTTCACACTCGCCGTTTTGCCGCCGCAAGAGAATCCATCGAACAAGAGAACCGGGCGGTTCCTCCTACTCCTCCACTTGAAACTCCCACCGCGAGTCCTCCACCAAGAGAAACCGATCTTGCTGATGAGAGGAACCAATCTTTACTCAACTCACTTCGCTCCGCCGCCTTAACTCATGAAGAAACGGAGACGTGTTTGCGATCCCTCACCAACGTCATGACTAGcagcgaagaagaagatgatgctctGTTTCAAGAAGTCATCTCAAACTTAGACGGAAGCAAACTTCAGAGGATGGCCTCGTTGCTGACGTCAAACAACGATCACCACTTCTTGGAGATCGCAAGAAACAAGAACGGCTCCATCCGCCTACATAAACTCCTCGGCCAATCAGACGACGCCGACACCTTCTTCGTCGCCTCTCTCTTGCGCCACTTCCTCCACGTCATGACGGATAGGCACGCGGCCTACCTTGCCACTCAAGGGATGCGAGTTTTCAGCCACGAGAAGAAAATGGCAATGCGCGACCAAATTCTCCAACACGCGATTCACCTGGCGCGTGACCAATACGGCTGCAACGCGCTCAATGCAATCATTAGCGGCGTGGTCTTTGACTACTGCAGAAACGACCTCCATGATGTAGTCGCGTTCAACGCTCCTTTGCTAAGCAGCGATGCTTATGGGAACCATGTGGTCCGACACGTGCTTAAGCAGAATAACTTGCGTCGCACGTATGACATTGCGGTTCGCCTCCGTGGCCATTACATTGAGCTCTCTTTTACGAGGTATGGAAGCCGCGTCGTGGAGAAGCTTTTGGAGAGGGAGGAGACGAGGCCTTTGGTGGTGGCAGAGCTTTTGGAGTGCGGAAGAGACAAGTTGGGCAGGCTGGCGACGAGTGTGTACGGTAATTTCGTGGTGGAAACGTCATTGAAAGTCACGCCGGAGGATCTTTTTAGGGCTTTGGTGAATAAGCTCAAGCCTTTTCTCCCTCAGTTGCGTAGGTCTACTTATGGCACCAACATTGCAAAAATATTGGAGTCGATACGTTAG
- the LOC103845384 gene encoding putative pumilio homolog 20 — protein sequence MANNDSFSMSIKQENTTVPPPAPPRETPTGTPPPREANLADDKNQSLLNLLRSTSLTPQETETCLGSLANVMTSSEDSGDALFQEVISKLSGIELQRMAALLTSKADDRYFLEMARNKNGSIRLQTLLGKSDDAGTFFVAAILRNFFHVMTDQHASHVATQGMRVFGIKKKFAMRDQIISHAALLACDQYGSIALNAIIRDVAFLYCSTGLFDAVASNALLLSNDAYGNIVVQQVLKHCSLHSTYNIGVSLRGHYVELSFTEGGRYIVEKILGRDETGVLVMTELLECGSDELVRLATSEYGHFVVETALKVTRGFLFRGLVNKLKPFLPLLCTSPQSTTIAQILESFVTN from the coding sequence ATGGCAAACAACGATTCCTTTTCAATGTCCATCAAACAGGAGAACACGACGGTTCCTCCTCCTGCTCCTCCACGTGAAACTCCCACGGGGACTCCTCCACCAAGAGAAGCCAATCTTGCTGATGACAAGAACCAATCTTTACTCAACTTACTTCGCTCCACCTCCTTAACTCCTCAAGAGACGGAGACGTGTTTGGGATCCCTGGCCAACGTGATGACTAGCAGCGAAGACTCAGGTGATGCTCTCTTTCAAGAGGTGATCTCAAAGCTAAGCGGAATCGAGCTTCAGAGGATGGCCGCGTTGCTGACGTCAAAAGCCGATGATCGCTACTTCTTGGAGATGGCAAGAAACAAGAACGGCTCCATCCGCCTACAGACACTCCTCGGAAAATCAGACGACGCCGGCACCTTCTTCGTTGCCGCTATCTTGCGTAACTTCTTCCACGTCATGACGGACCAGCACGCGTCCCACGTCGCCACTCAAGGGATGCGAGTTTTCGGCATTAAGAAGAAATTTGCAATGCGCGACCAGATCATCTCCCACGCGGCTCTCCTGGCGTGTGACCAATACGGCAGCATCGCGCTCAATGCAATCATAAGGGACGTGGCCTTTCTCTACTGCAGTACCGGACTCTTTGATGCAGTCGCGTCCAACGCTCTCTTGCTTAGCAACGATGCTTATGGGAACATCGTGGTCCAACAAGTGCTTAAACATTGTAGCTTGCATAGCACGTATAACATTGGGGTTAGCCTTCGTGGCCATTACGTCGAGCTCTCATTTACGGAGGGTGGAAGATACATCGTGGAGAAGATTTTGGGGAGGGATGAGACGGGCGTTTTGGTGATGACAGAGCTTTTGGAGTGCGGAAGTGACGAGTTGGTGAGGCTGGCGACGAGTGAGTACGGGCATTTCGTGGTGGAAACGGCACTGAAAGTCACCCGGGGGTTTTTGTTTAGGGGTTTGGTGAATAAGCTCAAGCCTTTCCTCCCTCTCTTGTGTACGTCTCCTCAAAGCACCACCATTGCACAAATCTTGGAGTCCTTTGTTACAAACTAG